From Triticum urartu cultivar G1812 chromosome 2, Tu2.1, whole genome shotgun sequence, a single genomic window includes:
- the LOC125538518 gene encoding uncharacterized protein LOC125538518 isoform X4 — MSCSGNAVPSHYEDDPWLVTDDHLRGRFMAGWGWSVPSHCEEMIHGRSRMVTCARRPTLILDLERSMWPTMPEDAEELFGNVIIRGPKKQPTMDAWTNHGSLFLQSIYGEGS, encoded by the exons ATGTCATGCTCGGGAAATGCAG TTCCATCGCACTACGAGGATGATCCATGGCTGGTCACGGACGATCACCTGCGAGGACGATTCATGGCCGGTTGGGGATGGTCAGTTCCATCACACTGCGAGGAGATGATTCATGGCCGGTCGAGGATGGTCACCTGCG CCCGAAGGCCAACCTTAATACTGGACCTCGAGAGGAGCATGTGGCCAACCATGCCGGAGGACGCAGAGGAGTTGTTTGGGAATGTTATCATCAGAGGACCCAAGAAGCAGCCCACCATGGATGCATGGACCAACCACGGAAGTCTATT CTTGCAATCCATCTATGGCGAGGGTTCATGA
- the LOC125538518 gene encoding uncharacterized protein LOC125538518 isoform X2, with translation MSCSGNAVPSHYEDDPWLVTDDHLRGRFMAGWGWSVPSHCEEMIHGRSRMVTCDFCTHSPKANLNTGPREEHVANHAGGRRGVVWECYHQRTQEAAHHGCMDQPRKSILAIHLWRGFMTYKPIDLGVHFPVKQMFIADNTKMMIGTMR, from the exons ATGTCATGCTCGGGAAATGCAG TTCCATCGCACTACGAGGATGATCCATGGCTGGTCACGGACGATCACCTGCGAGGACGATTCATGGCCGGTTGGGGATGGTCAGTTCCATCACACTGCGAGGAGATGATTCATGGCCGGTCGAGGATGGTCACCTGCG ATTTTTGTACCCACAGCCCGAAGGCCAACCTTAATACTGGACCTCGAGAGGAGCATGTGGCCAACCATGCCGGAGGACGCAGAGGAGTTGTTTGGGAATGTTATCATCAGAGGACCCAAGAAGCAGCCCACCATGGATGCATGGACCAACCACGGAAGTCTATT CTTGCAATCCATCTATGGCGAGGGTTCATGACATACAAGCCAATAGATTTGGGGGTCCACTTCCCGGTGAAACAAATGTTCATTGCAGACAATACGAAGATGATGATTGGTACAATGCGGTGA
- the LOC125538518 gene encoding uncharacterized protein LOC125538518 isoform X1, with the protein MSCSGNAVPSHYEDDPWLVTDDHLRGRFMAGWGWSVPSHCEEMIHGRSRMVTCGEHEYLLHILPILAHLAMKMTARRIPPSHLFSISVKLSSPASPKANLNTGPREEHVANHAGGRRGVVWECYHQRTQEAAHHGCMDQPRKSILAIHLWRGFMTYKPIDLGVHFPVKQMFIADNTKMMIGTMR; encoded by the exons ATGTCATGCTCGGGAAATGCAG TTCCATCGCACTACGAGGATGATCCATGGCTGGTCACGGACGATCACCTGCGAGGACGATTCATGGCCGGTTGGGGATGGTCAGTTCCATCACACTGCGAGGAGATGATTCATGGCCGGTCGAGGATGGTCACCTGCGGTGAGCACGAGTACCTCCTCCATATCCTCCCTATACTAGCACACTTGGCGATGAAAATGACAGCCAGGAGAATCCCTCCTTCACACCTCTTTTCCATCTCTGTCAAATTGTCCTCTCCAGCAAG CCCGAAGGCCAACCTTAATACTGGACCTCGAGAGGAGCATGTGGCCAACCATGCCGGAGGACGCAGAGGAGTTGTTTGGGAATGTTATCATCAGAGGACCCAAGAAGCAGCCCACCATGGATGCATGGACCAACCACGGAAGTCTATT CTTGCAATCCATCTATGGCGAGGGTTCATGACATACAAGCCAATAGATTTGGGGGTCCACTTCCCGGTGAAACAAATGTTCATTGCAGACAATACGAAGATGATGATTGGTACAATGCGGTGA
- the LOC125538518 gene encoding uncharacterized protein LOC125538518 isoform X3, producing MAGHGRSPARTIHGRLGMVSSITLRGDDSWPVEDGHLRPKANLNTGPREEHVANHAGGRRGVVWECYHQRTQEAAHHGCMDQPRKSILAIHLWRGFMTYKPIDLGVHFPVKQMFIADNTKMMIGTMR from the exons ATGGCTGGTCACGGACGATCACCTGCGAGGACGATTCATGGCCGGTTGGGGATGGTCAGTTCCATCACACTGCGAGGAGATGATTCATGGCCGGTCGAGGATGGTCACCTGCG CCCGAAGGCCAACCTTAATACTGGACCTCGAGAGGAGCATGTGGCCAACCATGCCGGAGGACGCAGAGGAGTTGTTTGGGAATGTTATCATCAGAGGACCCAAGAAGCAGCCCACCATGGATGCATGGACCAACCACGGAAGTCTATT CTTGCAATCCATCTATGGCGAGGGTTCATGACATACAAGCCAATAGATTTGGGGGTCCACTTCCCGGTGAAACAAATGTTCATTGCAGACAATACGAAGATGATGATTGGTACAATGCGGTGA